A genomic segment from Gracilimonas sediminicola encodes:
- the rpsC gene encoding 30S ribosomal protein S3 gives MGQKTNPTGFRLGIIRGWDSNWFSEENQPALIVEDEKLREYLHTRLRNGGLSNVIIERTPKRILLTLRTSRPGVIIGKGGEQIELLREELKKITSKEVQINVSEIKRPELDASLVAQNIAQQLQARVSFRRAMKTAIASAMRMGAKGIKVRCAGRLGGAEMARTEQYKEGQIPLHTLRADIDYASSTSNTIYGSIGVTVWIFKGEIIGDVDLTPGTQSRQDSDSGRGKGGDDRGRRSRRRSRNRNRSNKNS, from the coding sequence TTGGGACAGAAAACAAATCCAACTGGTTTTAGATTAGGCATTATTCGCGGATGGGATTCCAACTGGTTTTCTGAAGAGAACCAACCGGCTCTCATCGTTGAAGACGAAAAACTTCGCGAGTATTTGCACACAAGACTTCGTAATGGCGGTCTATCAAATGTTATTATTGAACGTACCCCAAAGCGAATTCTGTTAACGCTCCGCACAAGTCGCCCCGGTGTTATCATAGGTAAAGGCGGTGAGCAAATTGAATTGCTTCGTGAAGAGCTTAAGAAAATCACCAGTAAAGAAGTACAGATTAACGTAAGTGAAATCAAACGCCCTGAGCTGGATGCAAGTTTGGTTGCTCAGAATATTGCTCAGCAGCTGCAAGCTCGTGTTTCATTCCGTAGAGCAATGAAAACAGCTATTGCATCAGCAATGAGAATGGGTGCCAAAGGTATTAAAGTTCGCTGTGCCGGTCGACTTGGTGGTGCTGAAATGGCGCGAACCGAGCAGTACAAAGAAGGGCAGATTCCTCTGCATACTTTACGTGCCGACATTGATTACGCATCATCTACTTCGAACACCATTTATGGTTCTATCGGAGTTACCGTTTGGATTTTCAAAGGTGAAATTATTGGTGATGTTGATCTGACGCCGGGAACACAATCGCGTCAGGATTCTGACTCAGGCCGAGGTAAAGGCGGAGATGACAGAGGACGAAGAAGTCGCCGACGCAGCAGAAACAGAAATCGAT
- the rplV gene encoding 50S ribosomal protein L22 encodes MDTPVLEARAVQKHLRRAPRKVRLVADAVRGEQVDKAIKRLEFTKKASAEDVIKVIKSAAANLRDKFQEERFDNEDLVIKEIYVDEGVTLKRIQPAPMGRAHRINKRSCHITVKVAKRDQESVNE; translated from the coding sequence ATGGATACTCCAGTTTTAGAAGCACGCGCAGTACAAAAGCATTTGAGGAGAGCTCCTCGCAAGGTTCGCCTTGTAGCGGATGCTGTTCGTGGTGAACAAGTAGACAAAGCGATTAAAAGACTCGAATTCACCAAAAAAGCATCTGCAGAAGATGTGATTAAAGTGATCAAGTCGGCAGCTGCAAATTTGAGAGACAAATTTCAGGAAGAGCGCTTTGACAATGAAGACCTTGTAATAAAGGAAATTTACGTTGATGAAGGCGTAACGCTGAAAAGAATTCAGCCGGCACCGATGGGTAGAGCTCATCGCATTAACAAACGCTCATGCCACATTACAGTAAAAGTGGCCAAGCGTGATCAAGAAAGTGTAAACGAATAA
- the rpsS gene encoding 30S ribosomal protein S19: MPRSLKKGPFVYYKLQRKIDEANESGSKKVIKTWSRSSMVTPDFMGLTLAVHNGKQFIPVFITENMVGHKLGEFAPTRTFRGHPVKKAAK; encoded by the coding sequence GCCACGCTCACTGAAAAAAGGGCCTTTTGTTTACTACAAGCTTCAGCGTAAAATCGATGAAGCCAATGAAAGTGGAAGCAAGAAAGTGATCAAAACCTGGTCACGAAGTTCAATGGTCACTCCTGACTTTATGGGATTGACTCTTGCAGTCCACAACGGTAAGCAATTTATCCCTGTGTTTATAACTGAAAATATGGTAGGCCATAAGTTGGGTGAATTTGCACCAACACGAACATTCCGTGGCCATCCAGTGAAAAAAGCAGCTAAATAA